From the Leucobacter tenebrionis genome, one window contains:
- the pth gene encoding aminoacyl-tRNA hydrolase, which produces MSDDSWLIVGLGNPGAKYEATRHNVGQMALDVLAGRLGARFSPHRAGARVAEGRVRPGGPKLILAKSNGYMNTSGGPVSGLAKYYGVPAERIIAIHDELDIPFDSIKLKQGGGHGGHNGLRDIAKALGTPEFLRVRVGIGRPPGQQDAADFVLRPFGSSERGALAVLLEDAADAAEALVDEGLLAAQQRFHGRAVK; this is translated from the coding sequence ATGTCGGATGACAGCTGGCTCATCGTCGGCCTGGGCAACCCCGGGGCGAAGTACGAGGCGACGCGGCACAACGTCGGGCAGATGGCGCTCGACGTGCTGGCGGGGCGCCTCGGGGCGCGCTTCTCGCCGCACCGCGCGGGCGCGCGCGTGGCCGAGGGCCGCGTGCGGCCGGGCGGGCCGAAGCTGATCCTCGCGAAATCGAACGGGTACATGAACACCTCCGGCGGCCCCGTCTCGGGGCTCGCCAAGTACTACGGCGTGCCGGCCGAGCGCATCATCGCGATTCACGACGAGCTCGACATCCCCTTCGACTCCATCAAGCTGAAGCAGGGTGGCGGCCACGGCGGCCACAACGGCCTGCGAGACATCGCCAAGGCGCTCGGCACCCCCGAGTTCTTGCGTGTGCGGGTGGGCATCGGTCGGCCGCCCGGGCAGCAGGACGCGGCCGACTTCGTGCTGCGCCCCTTCGGGTCGAGCGAACGCGGTGCGCTGGCCGTGCTGCTCGAGGATGCGGCGGATGCCGCCGAGGCTCTCGTGGACGAGGGCCTCCTCGCCGCTCAGCAGCGCTTTCACGGAAGGGCCGTCAAATGA
- a CDS encoding amidase family protein, with protein sequence MSTSIARIVEPIEHPDEGTWTQLATAAQIEEQPRQNDDAPFPIAVKANIAVRGFRRSAACPVFDTVPEEVDAPVVALLRRAGAVVVGTTNMHELAFGITSDNAAFGAARIPSHPGFSAGGSSGGSAAAVASGAVPIALGTDTGGSVSIPAAHCGIAGFRPSTGRWPTSEILGLSTTRDTPGVFARSVNDLERVDRWVADERPARAATGAADATGAARTAGAAGRPIRIGLPTRLCDDLRPETRAAFEAALDRLPARFKTVHADFDEIQEAAMAAETPLVMWESRRLLGDAAGRALGLPPEAAFERLVREVASPDVRSVLLAELRSPVTAEAYTEARSRVFAARSAYSRLMSSQQLDALLFPTAPAPAPALGMGGIVEHLGRELHIFNLYTRNTAQGTVLGVPMVTVPAPVARGALPVGVTLQGHRFDDRSALALARELETALAPEG encoded by the coding sequence GTGAGCACGAGCATCGCGCGCATCGTCGAACCGATCGAGCACCCCGACGAGGGCACCTGGACCCAGCTCGCCACCGCGGCGCAGATCGAGGAGCAGCCCCGTCAGAACGACGACGCGCCGTTCCCGATCGCGGTCAAGGCGAACATCGCGGTGCGCGGCTTCCGCCGCTCGGCCGCCTGCCCGGTGTTCGACACCGTGCCCGAGGAGGTCGATGCGCCCGTCGTCGCGCTGCTGCGGCGGGCCGGCGCCGTGGTCGTCGGCACGACGAACATGCACGAGCTCGCCTTCGGCATCACCTCGGATAACGCCGCGTTCGGCGCGGCGCGGATCCCGAGCCATCCGGGGTTCTCGGCGGGCGGTTCCTCGGGCGGCAGCGCCGCGGCGGTCGCCTCGGGAGCCGTGCCGATCGCGCTCGGCACCGACACCGGGGGCTCGGTGTCGATCCCGGCCGCGCACTGCGGGATCGCGGGGTTCCGCCCGAGCACCGGGCGCTGGCCGACCTCGGAGATCCTCGGGCTGTCGACCACTCGGGACACCCCCGGGGTGTTCGCGCGATCGGTCAACGACCTCGAGCGGGTGGATCGCTGGGTCGCCGACGAGCGGCCGGCCCGTGCCGCGACGGGCGCGGCAGACGCGACGGGCGCGGCGCGTACGGCGGGGGCGGCCGGCAGGCCGATCCGGATCGGGCTGCCGACGCGGCTGTGCGACGACCTCCGCCCCGAGACCCGAGCGGCGTTCGAGGCCGCCCTCGACCGCCTGCCCGCCCGGTTCAAGACGGTGCACGCCGATTTCGACGAGATCCAGGAGGCGGCCATGGCGGCCGAGACCCCGCTGGTGATGTGGGAATCCCGCAGGCTGCTCGGCGATGCCGCGGGCCGCGCACTCGGGCTCCCGCCCGAGGCCGCGTTCGAGCGTCTCGTGCGCGAGGTCGCGAGCCCCGACGTGCGGTCGGTGCTGCTCGCGGAGCTCCGGTCACCGGTGACGGCCGAGGCCTACACCGAGGCCCGATCCCGGGTCTTCGCGGCCCGCTCCGCCTACTCCCGCCTGATGTCCTCGCAGCAGCTGGACGCGCTCCTCTTCCCCACCGCACCCGCGCCCGCGCCGGCGCTCGGGATGGGCGGCATCGTCGAGCATCTCGGGCGCGAACTGCACATCTTCAACCTGTACACGCGCAACACCGCGCAGGGCACGGTGCTCGGTGTGCCCATGGTCACGGTTCCTGCGCCGGTCGCCCGCGGAGCGCTGCCCGTCGGCGTCACGCTCCAGGGACACCGCTTCGACGACCGGAGCGCCCTCGCCCTCGCCCGAGAGCTCGAGACGGCGCTCGCGCCGGAGGGGTGA
- the mfd gene encoding transcription-repair coupling factor, translated as MTLRGIDRLLEASPSFARALETADGSVATDAEFSVAEGLRAPLIAGLLRRRLEAGDRGALLVIAATSREADALRSALGSLVPEAVTAEFPAWETLPHERLSPSAETVGRRVAALRLLREHADDAHGFRPLIMVASVRAALQPVSPHAAQAEPLVLRAGEDPSRSPGLQGVRAASAPGGALDLVARELVLRAYTRVDMVTRRGEFAVRGGILDVFPPTAEQALRVDFFGDEVDQIRRFAVSDQRSAGDPIPELELWPARELLLTDEVRERAAELLPRFPALSSLLEKMSQGIPVEGMESLLPQLVPGLAPLTALLPEGGAVVVASPERVAGRAVSLAETNREFLEAAWSAATAGADTPVPTDDSGMLSVSELRAASRGRPWWTVSTFVADESEPAEQAGPGAAAEPSGTRAAGEPSVTLRERSESQDPAAHVADALAINVAGNPFPRPASGADATGSAIRLFSERLREGWRVVVTAQGVGLVERARDLLVEAGAAARMVDELPERLEDGVVYLVAGTAWSGFASEEAKLLLASEAEFFGRSVSSQAASGQKLARRRGKNVVDPLKLVAGDYVVHETHGIGRFVELTQRMVPTGVGRDATKALREYLVLEYASTKRGMPKDKLYVPTDQLDQLSRYVGGEAPPLSKMGGSDWANAKKKARKAVRDIAVELVKLYSARVASKGHAFSPDTPWQHELEEAFPYAETLDQLTTIDEVKRDMERSIPMDRLLAGDVGFGKTEVAVRAAFKAVQDGKQVAMLVPTTLLVNQHLETFQNRFAGFPVQLRALSRFQSDKEAKDTIDGLAAGTVDVVIGTHRLLSESVHYKDLGLVIIDEEQRFGVEHKDALKKLKTNVDILAMSATPIPRTLEMAVTGIREMSTLATPPEDRHPILTFVGARSDKQITAAIRRELLREGQVFFVHNRVSSISRVAAQIAELVPEARVAVAHGKLSEHQLEQVVQDFWERKFDVLVSTTIVETGLDIANANTIIIDNADKYGLSQLHQLRGRVGRSRERAYAYFLYDPDKPLSETAHERLETLATNNELGSGMQVALKDLELRGAGNLLGGEQSGHIAGVGFDLYLRMIGEAVNTFKGEESTGPVELVLELPVDAHIPEEYVESERLRLEAYQKFSAASHPQAPEDHVSLVLEELTDRYGEPPAEVQRLAAVSALRRRAAKLGLSKVVAAGPALRIEPVKLLDSRRMRMNRMYPGARYTEATSTLQIPLPGGTASSRSPLSGVGQRNVGDEGDIVAWTGRVLATLLEEEAAAEG; from the coding sequence ATGACACTGCGCGGGATCGACCGCCTGCTCGAGGCATCTCCGTCATTCGCGCGAGCGCTCGAGACGGCCGACGGATCGGTGGCGACCGACGCCGAGTTCTCGGTCGCCGAGGGGCTGCGGGCTCCGCTCATCGCGGGGCTGCTGCGGAGGCGCCTCGAGGCGGGGGACCGCGGGGCACTGCTCGTGATCGCGGCGACGAGCCGCGAGGCGGATGCGCTGCGTTCGGCACTCGGCTCGCTCGTCCCCGAGGCGGTCACAGCGGAGTTCCCGGCTTGGGAGACGCTGCCGCACGAGCGACTGAGTCCGAGCGCGGAGACCGTCGGGCGCCGTGTGGCCGCGCTGCGACTGCTGCGGGAGCACGCGGACGACGCGCACGGTTTCCGTCCGCTCATCATGGTCGCCTCCGTGCGGGCTGCCCTACAGCCGGTCTCTCCGCACGCCGCGCAAGCCGAGCCGCTGGTGCTGCGCGCAGGGGAGGATCCCTCACGATCCCCGGGGCTGCAGGGGGTCCGCGCTGCCTCCGCTCCCGGGGGAGCGCTCGACCTGGTCGCCCGCGAGCTGGTGCTGCGCGCCTACACCCGCGTCGACATGGTCACGCGACGCGGCGAGTTCGCGGTGCGCGGTGGCATTCTCGACGTCTTCCCGCCCACGGCCGAGCAGGCGCTGCGCGTCGACTTCTTCGGTGACGAGGTCGACCAGATCCGCCGCTTCGCGGTCTCGGACCAGCGCAGCGCCGGCGACCCGATCCCCGAACTCGAGCTCTGGCCGGCGCGCGAGCTCCTGCTCACCGACGAGGTGCGCGAGCGCGCGGCCGAGCTGCTGCCGCGCTTCCCCGCGCTTTCCTCGCTGCTCGAGAAGATGAGCCAGGGCATCCCCGTCGAGGGCATGGAGAGCCTGCTGCCGCAGCTCGTACCGGGCCTCGCCCCGCTCACCGCACTGCTGCCCGAGGGCGGTGCGGTGGTCGTCGCATCCCCCGAGCGCGTGGCAGGCCGAGCGGTCAGCCTCGCCGAGACCAACCGCGAGTTTCTCGAGGCAGCCTGGAGCGCCGCGACCGCGGGTGCGGACACCCCGGTGCCCACCGATGACAGCGGTATGCTCTCGGTCTCCGAGCTGCGCGCGGCGTCGCGCGGTCGGCCGTGGTGGACGGTCTCGACGTTCGTGGCCGATGAGTCGGAGCCGGCGGAGCAGGCTGGTCCCGGGGCGGCCGCGGAGCCCTCCGGCACCCGCGCCGCCGGGGAGCCCTCCGTCACCCTGCGCGAGCGCAGCGAGTCGCAGGACCCCGCGGCCCATGTCGCCGACGCGCTCGCGATCAACGTCGCGGGAAACCCGTTCCCCCGCCCCGCGAGCGGTGCCGATGCGACCGGCTCCGCGATCCGCCTCTTCTCCGAACGCCTGCGCGAGGGATGGCGAGTCGTCGTCACCGCGCAGGGCGTCGGGCTCGTCGAGCGCGCGAGGGATCTGCTGGTCGAGGCGGGGGCCGCCGCCCGCATGGTCGACGAGCTGCCCGAGCGGCTCGAGGACGGCGTGGTGTACCTCGTCGCGGGCACCGCCTGGTCGGGGTTCGCGAGCGAGGAGGCGAAGCTCCTGCTGGCGAGCGAGGCGGAGTTCTTCGGCCGCTCGGTGAGCTCGCAGGCAGCGAGCGGGCAGAAGCTCGCACGCCGCCGCGGCAAGAACGTGGTGGACCCGCTCAAGCTCGTCGCAGGCGACTACGTGGTGCACGAGACGCACGGCATCGGCCGGTTCGTCGAACTGACGCAGCGCATGGTGCCGACCGGTGTCGGACGCGACGCCACCAAGGCGCTGCGCGAGTACCTCGTGCTCGAGTACGCGTCGACCAAGCGCGGCATGCCCAAGGACAAGCTCTACGTGCCCACCGATCAGCTCGATCAGCTGTCGCGCTACGTGGGCGGCGAGGCGCCGCCGCTCTCGAAGATGGGCGGCAGCGATTGGGCCAATGCGAAGAAGAAGGCGCGCAAGGCGGTGCGCGACATCGCGGTCGAGTTGGTCAAGCTCTACTCGGCGCGCGTGGCGTCGAAGGGGCACGCCTTCTCGCCCGACACGCCGTGGCAGCACGAGCTGGAGGAGGCGTTCCCCTACGCCGAGACCCTCGACCAGCTCACCACCATCGACGAGGTCAAGCGCGACATGGAGCGCTCGATCCCCATGGATCGTCTCCTCGCGGGCGACGTCGGCTTCGGCAAGACCGAGGTCGCGGTGAGGGCGGCGTTCAAGGCGGTGCAGGACGGCAAGCAGGTCGCCATGCTCGTGCCCACCACTCTGCTCGTGAACCAGCACCTCGAGACCTTCCAGAACCGCTTCGCCGGGTTCCCGGTGCAGTTGCGAGCGCTCAGCCGGTTCCAGAGCGACAAGGAGGCGAAGGACACGATCGACGGACTCGCGGCGGGCACGGTCGACGTCGTCATCGGCACGCACCGCCTGCTCTCGGAGAGTGTGCACTACAAGGATCTCGGCCTCGTCATCATCGATGAGGAGCAGCGCTTCGGAGTCGAGCACAAGGATGCGCTGAAGAAGCTCAAGACCAACGTCGACATCCTCGCGATGAGCGCGACGCCGATCCCGCGCACGCTCGAGATGGCCGTCACCGGCATTCGCGAGATGTCGACCCTGGCCACGCCGCCCGAGGACCGCCATCCGATCCTCACCTTCGTCGGCGCGCGCAGCGACAAGCAGATCACCGCGGCGATCCGTCGCGAGCTGCTGCGCGAGGGGCAGGTGTTCTTCGTGCACAATCGGGTGTCCTCGATCAGTCGAGTGGCCGCGCAGATCGCCGAGCTGGTGCCCGAAGCGCGCGTCGCCGTGGCGCACGGCAAGCTCAGCGAGCACCAGCTCGAGCAAGTGGTACAGGATTTCTGGGAGCGCAAGTTCGACGTGCTCGTCTCGACCACCATCGTCGAGACCGGCCTCGACATCGCGAACGCCAACACGATCATCATCGACAACGCCGACAAGTACGGGCTGAGCCAGCTGCACCAGCTGCGGGGCCGGGTCGGCCGCAGCCGCGAGCGCGCGTACGCGTACTTCCTCTACGATCCCGACAAGCCGCTCAGCGAGACCGCGCACGAACGGCTCGAGACGCTCGCCACCAATAACGAGCTGGGATCGGGCATGCAGGTGGCGCTCAAGGACCTCGAACTGCGCGGTGCCGGCAACCTGCTGGGCGGGGAGCAGTCCGGGCACATCGCGGGTGTCGGCTTCGACCTCTACCTGCGGATGATCGGCGAGGCCGTGAATACGTTCAAGGGCGAGGAATCGACCGGCCCGGTCGAACTGGTGCTCGAGCTGCCCGTCGACGCGCACATCCCCGAAGAGTACGTGGAGAGCGAGCGGCTGCGCCTCGAGGCGTACCAGAAGTTCTCGGCGGCGTCGCACCCGCAGGCGCCCGAGGACCACGTGTCGCTCGTGCTCGAGGAGCTCACCGACCGCTACGGTGAGCCTCCCGCCGAGGTGCAGCGCCTCGCAGCGGTCTCGGCGCTGCGCCGCCGCGCCGCGAAACTCGGCCTGTCGAAGGTCGTGGCCGCCGGGCCCGCGCTGCGCATCGAGCCGGTCAAGCTGCTCGACTCCCGTCGAATGCGCATGAACCGCATGTACCCCGGGGCGCGGTACACGGAGGCGACGAGCACGCTCCAGATCCCCCTGCCCGGTGGCACGGCCTCCTCGCGCAGCCCGCTCTCGGGCGTGGGCCAGCGCAACGTCGGCGACGAGGGTGACATCGTCGCCTGGACGGGCCGCGTGCTCGCGACGCTGCTCGAGGAGGAGGCGGCTGCGGAGGGCTGA
- a CDS encoding MFS transporter: MTSSPAAVSSASRAELLRRIDRFPRWGLTAASVLTISLGMLFVQYDIFNINVSFVQTCLQIVDGCSPTNSDAFIGLPVFMSLVGYGIGALLLGPLSDRFGRHSMLIVSMVITGLGSLYSMLSFDEAHFVLSRLITGIGVGADLAIINVFVSEVSPRRLRGKYTSLLFIMAAFGSALGIWLGLWLTTPMGDWPSGLPFALASESFDSGWRWVYGIGAVLAVVSLFLRISLPESPRWLADRGRLDEAAAVISRMEALATRRAPLLPADANPVAIPEPSTSTWGAIRELFRSPFYLRRLAVLGAAWGLGYLTIYAFSGAFTSVLVRQGYTPGEAGMVSAVGLLGFIAAAFAIRSVVDRLERKLWMMVGGGIAVVGALLVAFGGESPLIVFAGAIILFFGQNLWVPAQYALTAESFPTRFRTTAYALADSIGHVGGGLGVFLLVGALGQLPLQATMLGLVAFLVLGSFVNLLAVNTRGKNLEEISQ, encoded by the coding sequence ATGACTTCGTCACCCGCGGCCGTCTCATCGGCATCGCGAGCCGAACTCCTCCGCCGCATCGACCGCTTCCCCCGCTGGGGCCTGACCGCCGCCTCGGTGCTCACGATCAGCCTCGGCATGCTCTTCGTGCAGTACGACATCTTCAACATCAACGTCTCGTTCGTGCAGACCTGCCTCCAGATCGTTGACGGCTGCTCGCCGACGAACTCGGACGCGTTCATCGGCCTGCCCGTCTTCATGAGCCTCGTCGGCTACGGCATCGGAGCGCTGCTGCTCGGGCCGCTCTCCGACCGCTTCGGGCGCCACAGCATGCTCATCGTCTCGATGGTCATCACGGGGCTCGGGTCGCTGTACTCGATGCTGTCGTTCGACGAGGCGCACTTCGTGCTCTCCCGCCTGATCACCGGTATCGGCGTCGGCGCCGACCTGGCGATCATCAACGTCTTCGTGAGCGAGGTCTCGCCCCGCCGTCTGCGCGGGAAGTACACGAGCCTGCTCTTCATCATGGCCGCGTTCGGCTCGGCGCTGGGCATCTGGCTGGGCCTGTGGCTCACGACGCCCATGGGCGACTGGCCCTCGGGTCTGCCCTTCGCGCTCGCCTCCGAGAGCTTCGATTCGGGGTGGCGCTGGGTGTACGGGATCGGCGCGGTGCTCGCGGTGGTGTCGCTCTTCCTGCGGATATCGCTTCCGGAGTCTCCGAGGTGGCTGGCGGATCGCGGGCGCCTCGACGAGGCCGCCGCCGTGATCTCCCGCATGGAGGCGCTCGCCACCCGGCGCGCCCCGCTGCTCCCGGCGGATGCGAACCCGGTTGCGATCCCGGAGCCCTCGACGAGCACCTGGGGCGCGATCCGGGAGCTCTTCCGCTCGCCCTTCTATCTGCGTCGGCTCGCGGTGCTGGGCGCCGCCTGGGGCCTCGGCTACCTGACGATCTACGCGTTCTCGGGGGCGTTCACGTCGGTGCTCGTGCGGCAGGGCTACACGCCGGGAGAGGCCGGCATGGTGTCGGCGGTCGGACTGCTCGGCTTCATCGCCGCGGCGTTCGCGATCCGCAGCGTGGTGGATCGCCTCGAGCGGAAGCTGTGGATGATGGTCGGAGGCGGGATCGCCGTCGTCGGCGCCCTGCTCGTGGCGTTCGGCGGGGAGTCGCCGCTCATCGTGTTCGCCGGGGCGATCATCCTCTTCTTCGGCCAGAACCTCTGGGTGCCCGCACAGTACGCGCTGACGGCCGAGAGCTTCCCGACGCGCTTCCGCACGACCGCGTACGCGCTCGCCGACAGCATCGGGCACGTCGGCGGCGGGCTCGGGGTGTTCCTCCTGGTGGGGGCGCTCGGGCAGCTGCCGCTGCAGGCGACGATGCTGGGGCTCGTCGCGTTCCTGGTGCTAGGTTCGTTCGTCAACCTCCTCGCAGTGAATACGCGGGGCAAGAATCTGGAGGAGATCTCCCAGTGA
- a CDS encoding helix-turn-helix transcriptional regulator codes for MNSSRTLMCQAIDIAVSSAPLAERRLQLGETLRRLLGAEIFVSYVCDPQGPYSDPVQISMGEDALEDYDRHFRHVDTLTPRLFERHRTSTVAPAPDPDDEFVRDFLHRRDMYHGVNYFAAQPAPGSIDLRLWRGRRARPFDTVDARVLQSVGDLVTRLWRPEEPRKPLSLTPREAQVVELVAEGWGDKQIAARLGISAATLRTHLSHSFEKTGTRNRAGLAAHFLRHHQK; via the coding sequence GTGAACTCTTCGCGCACCCTGATGTGCCAGGCCATCGACATCGCCGTCTCCTCCGCTCCCCTCGCCGAGCGCAGGCTGCAGCTCGGCGAGACGCTGCGACGGCTGCTCGGCGCCGAGATCTTCGTCTCCTACGTGTGCGATCCCCAGGGGCCGTACTCGGATCCCGTGCAGATCAGCATGGGCGAGGACGCGCTCGAGGATTACGACAGGCACTTCCGGCACGTCGACACGCTGACCCCGCGGCTCTTCGAACGCCACCGCACCTCGACGGTCGCCCCCGCACCGGATCCCGACGACGAGTTCGTGCGCGACTTCCTGCACCGACGGGACATGTACCACGGGGTGAACTACTTCGCGGCGCAGCCCGCCCCCGGCTCGATCGACCTCCGACTCTGGCGCGGCAGACGCGCGCGCCCCTTCGACACCGTCGACGCCAGGGTGCTGCAGAGCGTGGGCGACCTGGTGACGAGGCTCTGGCGGCCCGAGGAGCCGCGGAAGCCGCTGAGCCTGACGCCGCGCGAGGCCCAGGTCGTCGAGCTGGTCGCCGAGGGCTGGGGCGACAAGCAGATCGCCGCCAGGCTGGGGATCTCCGCGGCGACGCTGCGCACGCACCTCTCGCACAGCTTCGAGAAGACGGGCACCCGCAACCGGGCCGGGCTGGCCGCCCACTTCCTCCGGCATCATCAGAAATGA
- a CDS encoding 50S ribosomal protein L25/general stress protein Ctc, whose amino-acid sequence MSETNQLVATTRTNFGKGAARKLRAAGQTPAVVYGHGTDPAHIALETHPLSLIIRHANAVIELDIEGRKELVLVKDVQKDPVRQIIEHVDLLVVKKGETVEVEVPVHVTGESFSGTNALQELNTLRLSVPATSIPEHVEVSVEGLEEGAQILAGDVTLPKGATLLDAVEQLVVHVVTPRGTAADEAEEASEEEAAE is encoded by the coding sequence ATGAGCGAGACGAATCAGCTCGTCGCCACCACGCGCACCAACTTCGGCAAGGGTGCGGCCCGCAAGCTGCGCGCCGCCGGTCAGACCCCCGCGGTCGTCTACGGCCACGGCACCGATCCCGCGCACATCGCGCTCGAGACCCACCCGCTGAGCCTCATCATCCGTCACGCCAACGCCGTCATCGAGCTCGACATCGAGGGTCGCAAGGAGCTCGTGCTCGTCAAGGACGTGCAGAAGGATCCGGTGCGCCAGATCATCGAGCACGTCGACCTGCTCGTCGTGAAGAAGGGCGAGACCGTCGAGGTCGAGGTCCCCGTGCACGTCACGGGCGAATCGTTCTCGGGCACCAACGCCCTGCAGGAGCTGAACACGCTCCGCCTCAGCGTTCCCGCGACCTCGATCCCCGAGCACGTCGAGGTCAGCGTGGAGGGCCTGGAAGAGGGCGCTCAGATCCTCGCCGGTGACGTGACGCTGCCCAAGGGCGCGACGCTGCTCGACGCGGTGGAGCAGCTGGTCGTGCACGTGGTGACCCCGCGCGGCACCGCCGCCGACGAGGCCGAGGAGGCCTCGGAGGAGGAAGCCGCCGAGTAA
- a CDS encoding uracil-DNA glycosylase, producing MAMTLSELAENGHIAADWAEALAPMGDRLAELGRFLNAERAAGHRVLPAGDRILAAFQRPLADVRVLIVGQDPYPTPGHPIGLSFATAPEVRPIPRSLQNIYKELQSDLGIPPAPHGDLTAWADHGVMLLNRVLTVRAGAPASHRGKGWEAFTEHAIRALVARGGPLVAILWGNDARSLAPMLGSVPRIESPHPSPLSASRGFFGSRPFSRANEALVAQGTDPVDWRLAG from the coding sequence ATGGCGATGACACTGAGCGAGCTCGCCGAGAACGGCCACATCGCAGCCGACTGGGCCGAAGCCCTCGCGCCGATGGGGGATCGGCTCGCCGAACTCGGCCGCTTCCTGAACGCGGAGCGCGCGGCCGGGCATCGGGTACTGCCCGCGGGGGACCGGATCCTCGCCGCGTTCCAGCGACCGCTCGCCGACGTGCGGGTGCTGATCGTGGGGCAGGATCCCTATCCCACACCGGGGCATCCCATCGGGCTCTCCTTCGCGACCGCGCCCGAGGTGCGTCCGATCCCGCGCAGCCTGCAGAACATCTACAAGGAACTGCAGAGCGACCTCGGCATCCCGCCCGCGCCCCACGGCGACCTCACCGCGTGGGCCGACCACGGCGTCATGCTGCTCAACCGGGTGCTGACCGTTCGCGCCGGTGCCCCCGCGTCGCACCGCGGCAAGGGATGGGAGGCGTTCACGGAGCACGCGATCCGCGCCCTGGTCGCCCGAGGCGGCCCGCTCGTCGCGATCCTGTGGGGGAACGACGCCCGTTCGCTCGCGCCCATGCTGGGATCCGTGCCGCGGATCGAGAGCCCGCACCCCTCGCCGCTGTCGGCCTCGCGCGGCTTCTTCGGATCGCGCCCGTTCAGTCGGGCGAACGAGGCCCTCGTCGCGCAGGGGACGGATCCCGTGGACTGGCGGCTCGCCGGGTAG
- a CDS encoding SDR family oxidoreductase, whose product MGSGVEMLRRVVVTGASSGIGAATVRRFSELGWQTVAVARREDRLRALAAETGAHPVVCDVTDEEQVSRLAAEVAATGGATGLVNNAGGAIGTESVERSSNEDWRRMFEVNVIGLRSVTAALLPVLREGARRTGWASILNLTSTAGHGAYPGGGGYNAAKYAARAVTEVLRLELAGEPIRVMELAPGLVHTEEFTLNRLRGDAEAAAKPYTDVTPLLAENVARVLVGAFEQPPHVNQDLIVLRPVAQSSVFHTHRGPLVPKAE is encoded by the coding sequence ATGGGAAGCGGGGTCGAGATGCTGAGACGGGTGGTGGTCACCGGAGCGAGTTCCGGGATCGGGGCGGCGACCGTGCGAAGATTCTCCGAGCTCGGATGGCAGACCGTCGCCGTCGCCCGCCGCGAGGACCGTCTGCGCGCGCTCGCCGCAGAGACGGGAGCGCACCCCGTCGTCTGCGACGTGACCGACGAGGAGCAGGTGTCGCGCCTGGCCGCCGAGGTCGCCGCGACGGGCGGGGCCACGGGGCTCGTCAACAATGCAGGCGGTGCGATCGGCACGGAGTCCGTCGAGCGCTCCTCGAACGAGGACTGGCGCCGTATGTTCGAGGTGAACGTGATCGGGCTGCGCTCGGTCACCGCCGCACTGCTGCCGGTGCTGCGGGAGGGCGCGCGGCGCACCGGGTGGGCCTCGATCCTGAACCTCACATCGACCGCCGGCCACGGCGCGTATCCCGGCGGTGGCGGGTACAACGCCGCCAAGTACGCGGCGCGGGCGGTGACGGAGGTGCTGCGCCTCGAACTCGCAGGCGAGCCCATCCGCGTCATGGAACTCGCCCCCGGTCTCGTGCACACCGAGGAGTTCACGCTCAACCGGCTGCGCGGCGACGCCGAGGCGGCCGCGAAGCCCTACACCGATGTCACTCCGCTTCTGGCGGAGAATGTGGCCCGCGTGCTGGTCGGCGCCTTCGAGCAGCCGCCGCACGTGAACCAGGACCTGATCGTGCTGCGCCCCGTCGCCCAGTCGAGTGTGTTCCACACCCACCGCGGCCCGCTCGTGCCGAAGGCGGAGTGA